One region of Ornithorhynchus anatinus isolate Pmale09 chromosome X5, mOrnAna1.pri.v4, whole genome shotgun sequence genomic DNA includes:
- the MGAT1 gene encoding alpha-1,3-mannosyl-glycoprotein 2-beta-N-acetylglucosaminyltransferase has product MLKKQPAGLVLWGAILFVAWNALLLFFFWTRPPPGGLAPAAPFADDPASLTREVIRLAQDAEVELERQRGLLQQIREHSALWSRRRAGAAAEAEATAGSPPAHPPTTPAPPALPVLVIACDRSTVRRCLDKLLHYRPSAERFPIIVSQDCGHEETARVIASYGDAVVHIKQPDLGDLPVPPEHRKFQGYYKIARHYRWALSQIFHTFKYQAAVVVEDDLEVAPDFFEYFQATYPLLRADPSLWCVSAWHDNGKEQMVDAARPDLLYRTDFFPGLGWLLLAELWDELEPKWPRAFWDDWMRRPEQRRERACLRPEISRTLTFGRKGVSHGQFFDQHLKFIKLNQGFVPFSQLDLSYLQQEAYDRDFPARVYAAPVLRVEDLQGNRQRELGEVRVQYTSRDSFKAFAKALGVMDDLKSGVPRAGYRGIVSFLFRGRRVYLAPPEDWAGYDPSWS; this is encoded by the coding sequence ATGCTGAAGAAGCAGCCTGCGGGGCTGGTGCTGTGGGGCGCCATCCTCTtcgtggcctggaacgccctgctcctcttcttcttctggaCCCGTCCACCCCCCGGCGGCctcgccccggccgcccccttcGCCGACGACCCTGCCAGTTTAACCCGCGAGGTGATCCGTTTGGCCCAGGACGCCGAGGTGGAGCTGGAGCGCCAGCGGGGGCTGCTCCAACAGATCCGGGAGCACAGTGCGCTGTGGAGCCGGCGGCGGGctggggcggcggcggaggctgaGGCCACGGCAGGCAGCCCCCCTGCCCACCCgcccaccaccccagcccctcccgccctcccggtgCTGGTGATCGCCTGCGATCGCAGCACGGTCCGCCGCTGCCTGGACAAGTTGCTCCACTACCGACCCTCGGCCGAGCGCTTCCCCATCATCGTCAGCCAGGACTGCGGGCACGAGGAGACGGCCAGGGTCATCGCCTCGTACGGCGACGCAGTCGTGCACATCAAGCAGCCGGACCTGGGCGACCTCCCCGTGCCCCCCGAGCACCGCAAGTTCCAGGGCTACTACAAGATCGCGCGCCACTATCGCTGGGCCCTGAGCCAGATCTTCCACACCTTCAAGTACCAGGCGGCCGTGGTGGTGGAGGATGACCTGGAGGTGGCCCCGGACTTCTTTGAGTACTTCCAGGCCACCTACCCGCTGCTGCGGGCCGACCCCTCACTCTGGTGCGTGTCGGCCTGGCACGACAACGGCAAGGAGCAGATGGTGGACGCGGCCCGGCCCGACCTGCTCTACCGCACGGACTTCTTCCCCGGCCTGGGCTGGCTCCTGCTGGCCGAGCTGTGGGATGAGCTGGAGCCCAAGTGGCCCCGGGCTTTCTGGGACGACTGGATGCGTCGGCCCGAGCAGCGGCGGGAGCGGGCCTGCCTGCGGCCCGAGATCTCGCGGACGCTCACCTTCGGCCGCAAGGGGGTCAGCCACGGGCAGTTCTTCGACCAGCACCTCAAGTTCATCAAGCTGAACCAGGGCTTCGTGCCCTTTTCCCAGCTGGACCTGTCCTACCTGCAGCAGGAGGCGTACGACCGGGACTTCCCTGCCCGGGTGTACGCCGCCCCTGTGCTGCGGGTGGAGGACCTGCAGGGCAACCGGCAGCGGGAGCTGGGGGAGGTGCGCGTGCAGTACACCAGCCGGGACAGCTTCAAAGCCTTTGCCAAAGCCCTGGGGGTCATGGATGACCTCAAGTCG